The Pseudarthrobacter psychrotolerans genome includes a region encoding these proteins:
- a CDS encoding DUF4913 domain-containing protein: MSDTQSVSERFPEDDLPGTGLFFDDTANEPESSVPAAADPIPDEAPGPEEPSAHRVLSTGGAALAGLDPAAVEKLLTKVALRRYTKRIEEAVDARLDDLDWSEVAAGIETRMAAHVAEAAGVNTETGEISDDPAAAVPKTAEAAPVTDETEEEASEPAFRTVYDFYEGIYGPLYEHYDSAPGVMAQRGTTEIRWCRQWWNHQSVMMRMTALWQGYEVAYAEGGGAVSTWVLDHADRHFDRIMSDGGPLSECRADHGNQMVRYPTDPLPEGLNLDAATVPPTRPVNDSK; the protein is encoded by the coding sequence GTGAGCGACACCCAGTCAGTCTCGGAGCGGTTCCCGGAGGACGATCTTCCGGGAACCGGCCTGTTCTTCGATGACACAGCCAACGAACCTGAATCCTCCGTGCCGGCGGCCGCCGATCCCATTCCAGACGAAGCACCCGGCCCGGAGGAGCCATCGGCTCACAGGGTGTTGAGTACTGGCGGTGCCGCCCTGGCGGGGCTGGACCCGGCAGCCGTGGAGAAGTTGCTGACCAAAGTTGCCCTGCGCCGGTACACCAAGCGCATCGAGGAGGCAGTGGACGCCCGCCTCGACGACCTGGACTGGTCAGAAGTGGCCGCCGGCATCGAAACCCGCATGGCCGCCCACGTGGCAGAAGCCGCCGGGGTCAACACCGAAACCGGCGAAATCAGCGATGACCCGGCGGCGGCCGTCCCGAAAACTGCAGAAGCGGCACCCGTCACTGATGAGACGGAGGAGGAGGCTTCCGAGCCGGCGTTCCGTACCGTGTACGACTTCTACGAAGGCATCTACGGCCCCCTGTATGAGCACTATGATTCCGCACCCGGCGTCATGGCCCAGCGCGGCACCACCGAGATCAGGTGGTGCCGGCAGTGGTGGAACCACCAATCGGTGATGATGCGCATGACCGCCCTCTGGCAAGGCTATGAGGTCGCCTACGCCGAAGGCGGCGGGGCCGTCAGTACCTGGGTGCTCGATCACGCAGACCGCCACTTCGACCGAATCATGTCCGATGGCGGGCCGCTCTCTGAATGCCGGGCTGACCACGGCAACCAGATGGTCCGCTACCCCACCGACCCTCTGCCCGAAGGCCTGAATCTCGATGCAGCAACCGTCCCGCCCACACGACCTGTCAACGACTCAAAGTAG